CGCGGTCGGTCCCGATGACGAAGATCTCCCGGGTGCCGTTGCCGAACTCGAAGAGCGCCTTGCCGTTCTCGTACTCGCCGCCGCAGTAGAACGTGCCCCCGAAGAATTCGTCGGTGCAGGTGCTCACCCCCGGGGCCGCCCGGTCGGCCGCCGGGGCGGGCGCCGGCGCGGAGACCCACCCTGCGGTGGCCAGTGCTGCCGCGGCGAGGAGGGCGGGACGGGTCACACGGTCCTCTCCGGATCGGTCTGCGGGTGGCGGGGGACTGCCTGCTCTGCGGGCCGGCCGGTCATCCGGCCTGGGCGGGGGTCTGCTTGATCCGGTCGACGATCGCGCGGGTCATGACGGCATGGGTGAACACCACCGTGCCGGGCTTGATCAGGCCCTCACCGGAGGTTCCCTCGACCTGGACGGTGCGCTCGCCGAGGAAGGCGAGGGTCTTGTCGTCGAAGATCCATTCAGTGCGCTGGCCGGAGGTCCCGTCCAGGCGGGCGACCGCGACCCCGTGCCGGCCGGCGGCGTCGACCGCGTCGTCCACCTTGACCACCCCGGGGATCTTCGCTGCGGCCTTGTAGAGCGCGACCGTGAGCGCGGCCGGCGGGTAGCTCTCGCGCAGCAGGTCACCGATCGTGGTGAACGCCTCCTGGTCGGGGGTGCGGCCCTTGCCCCGGGTCTCCGTGTAGATCTTCCGCAGCAGCACGTCGGGGTCGGTGGGCAGAGCAGCGAGGTAGTTGTACGTGGGGGCGTTGAGGGTCGCCTTCGGCATCTGGCCCGTCTCGGTGGGCCCCGCCAGGGTGATGCCCCCGGGACCGGTGGTGCCGGCCTCGATCAGCCAGCCCTTGGTGCCGTCCGGGGAGTTCCAGGTCTGGCGCAGGTGCAGCTCGTCGCCGACCAGGCTGCTCTTGCCGTTCACGCGCTGCACGTGGGAGCCGGCCGACTTGGTACCGATGTAGACGAACTGGTCCTCGCGCACCGGCGACGGACCGGAGACGGTCGCGGCGGCCAGCGAGATGCGGTCCAGGAGCTGCGTGGTGCCCTTGGGGTCGGCGGTGCCGATCCGGGTGGTCAGCACCGGGCCGGAGGCGACCCCGGAGCCGTTGTCGGCGGCGCCTCCGTCTACGAGGAAGACGGCGCCGGTCGCGATGGTGCCGGCGAGCACGCAGGCTGCCGCGGGCAGGAGGATCGTGCGGTGCAGGAACGGGCTGCGCGGCTTCGCGGTGCGAACGGGCCGGGCGGAGCCGGCCCCGGCGGAGCGGAGGTCGTCGTGGATCCGGGTCATGAGGCGCTCCGTGTGGAACTGGTGGCGGCCCGCCGGCAGTTCCCGCTCCGCGGACGGCAGGAGGTGCTCGATCTCCCCCCGCTCGGCCGGGTGGGGCTGGGAAAGGTTGGCGTTCACCGGATTCCTTCCTGTGCGGGCCGGACCGCGTTCGCGCGGTCGCCATGTGTCTGTCGCGGGCGACCGGCGAGTTCCCACCTGTTCTTCAGTTCCGCGTCGGCGAGCCTGCGCAGCTTCGTGCGGGCCCGGGACAGCCTGGAGCGAACGGTGCCGAGCGGGACGCCGAGGACCCGGGCGGCTTCGGCGTACTCCAGGCCCTCCCACAGGCACAGGAGGAGGACTTCGCGTTCGGGCCGCCGCAGCGGACCCAGCTGCCTCAGCGTGACGGCGATGCGCAGCCGGTCGTCGAGCCGGCCGGCGATCTCGTCGGCGTGGTCGGGTACGAGCGGTACCGCGGCGGCGGCGGCAGCGGCCGCGGCCCGGTAGCGCCGGTTGCTGCGGCAGTGGTTGCGCGCGAGATTGGTCGCAACGCCCAGCAGCCACGGCCGGAGTGAGCCCCCTTCGGGTTCCACCGCACCGTGCAGCCGCCACGCCTCCAGGAAGGTCGCCGACATGACGTCCTCGGCCACGGACCAGTCCCCGGTCAGGCGGAACGCATGGTTGTAGACGGTGCGGGCGTAGCTGTCGAAGAGCTCCGCGAAGGCATCGGGATCCCCGGCCCGCACCCGCGTTCGCATGTCTGTGGTCACCCCTGTCGGCTGTCCGGCATCACGGGCGGGTTCCCGTGACGCGCATCACAGCCGGCCCCGGCGGGAGTGGAAGGGCCCGGCCAACCCCCGTTGGCCGGACGGAAACTGTGCGCGGCGCAGGCTACGCCGCGCCGGACTCGAACAGGACGAAGCCTGCGTACCAGCCGGAGGCGGCCGCCGCGACGGCCAGCACGACGGTCAGCGAGGGCAGTGCGAGGCGGCGCAATGCCGTGGCGATCGGAATGACCAGGGGGAAGGCCACCAGCAGGTAGCCGGGGGCGTGCTCGAAGAGTCGACCGGTGCCGAGGCCCAGGATCAGGACCAGCGCAGCGTAGAGGGTGAGCACCAGCGGCGGACGCAGCCGGAGCAACAGCAGTAGCAGGCAGGGGGCGGCGAGAAGCGTCAGCAGGCCGAGCAGATCTGCTGTGGGGTGGGAAGACGTGCCGCGGCCGAGCAGTAGATCGGTGACGGCGTGCCGGGTGTTGTGGCCGAAGTGGCTCAGCCATGCGTCCTGCTTCGCCTCGGCGTAGCCGAACAACTCGCCCGTTCGGTCGCCGACCCGGAGGAGGTGGCCGAGCAGGCCGAGCGGCGCGATCAGGAGAGCGACCAGCGGACCGGCGATCTTCTGGCGGCGGACCAGCGCGCCCAGGGCGGACAGGCCGACGACCGCGATCAGCGCGGCGGCAGCGGGGTGGCTGAGACCGGCGAGGAGGGCCAGTGCTCCGGCCGTGAACCAGCGCCGGGTCATCAGCGCGTAGCAGGTCCAGGCGGCCAGCGCGACGAACAGGGACTCGCCGAAGACGGCCCACTCTAGACCGGAGCCGGGGAACACCGCCCAGAGGCCGGCCGCGACCACACCCGCCCGGTTGCCGCGCAGCCGTGCGGTGACCGCGAAGACGCCGGCGGCGCCGGCGAACGAGAAGGCCACGGAGAGCAGCATCCCGGCGCCGTAGGTGCCCGGGCCGGTGAGGGACACCAGCCGGATCAGACCGGGATAGAGCGGGAGGAAGGCGGCGGAGTCCCACTGGCCGGCCGGTGGGAGCAGGTGGAACTGGTAGCCGTGGGCCGCGATCTGCTGGTACCACCAGCCGTCCCAGGAGCCGACGACGTCCCAGACGTGGGTGCCGCCGCCGAAGCGGGAGTCCTTGGTGCGGTACCGGCCGGAGGCGGCCAGGAGCTCCATGAGCACCGCGAAACCGATCAGCTTCAGCATGCCGTAGGTGATCAGCGCGGACAGGTAGCCGCTGGGCCTCGCGGAGGGGCCGGTGGGTGCCCCGTCGGAGTCGGGGCCGGCTCCCCGGCTGCCCGTGGTCTCGGAGGTCCCGGTCGTCGCGTCCCTGGGCTTGAGGATGCCGGCGCCGGGGCTCAGGCGATCGGGGTCCACGCGCTCGGGGTCCGGGCTCGTGGGGCTCTTGCGCCGGGGGCCGGTGACTCCGGAGCCCGGACCGGGAGGACGGTTCCGTTCGGGGTTCGTGAACCGGGAATCCCTGTTCGTCGGTGGGCTGGACCTGGTGGGCTCGTCCAGCCGTCTGCCTGGTGTCGAGTTCATGGCGCCGCAGGCTAGCGGCAGGTTCTCCGACAGCCCGTTCCCGCACCGATTCCGCCCACTACCCGACCACCACCGCCACAACGCAGCTGCGTCTGTCCGACCGACGCATCGGCTTATGTGCAGGTCAACGGCCTGCCGGTGCGGAGGGCCGTGCGATGGACCGGCACGTCGGCCGCCGACCCGGGGTCGACGGCCGACCGGTGCAGCGCAGTCAGGTGCACTTCACCGCGGTGTTGAACAGTGACATCGCGGTGACCTTGCCGCCGTCGACCGCGAAGACCAGCTCCCAGTCCTGTGCGCCGTCGACCGGCAGGGTGTAGCCGCCCTCGATGGCCTTGACCGCGGGGTGTGCCTTCTTCAGGTCGCCCTCGGTGGAGCCGGTGCCGAGGCCTTCGGCGGTACGGGCCTTCGGCGGGGCGACCAGCTGCTTGAGCTGCCCGGTGGTGCCGAACTTGGCGCCGCCGGAGGCCTCGAAGGTCTTCTCGCGGGCGGCGATGAGCTTCGTCTCGTCGGCGATGGCGGTGGTGGACTCGGCGAGCAGCTTCGCGACCTCGGCCGAGCGCGTGGCGTCCTCGGCGTACTCCCTGGCCGAGGCGCCGGCGCCGGGCCGCTGGGCGTCCGCCTCCGCCTTGGCCTTGTCCGCCTTGTCGGCGGTCTCCTTGGACTTCGTGGTGGCCGCCTTCTCGGCGGCGAGCACGGCGGGGTCGGGAGCCGGGCCGTCCTTGTACGCGAAGAGGGCGCAGCCGGCCAGGGCGGACATCGGCTCGCCCTGCAGGGCGCCGCCGCCCAGGGCCGCGTCCTTGGCCGTGCCGGGCCCGAGGCCCCGGTAGCCCTTCGGGCCGAAGACCTCGGCCTGCGCCGAGGCCGAGCCCTTGCCCGCCCCCTCGCCGGAGCCGGAGCAGGCCGTGCCGCCGATGGCCACCGCGGCGGTGACCAGGGCGGCGCACAGCAGCCGGGAACGGCCGCCGCGGTGCCGGGTCCGCTGTGCGGGCGCCGGCGACGGCTGCTCGATCCGGGACTGCTGCGGTGCGTGCGTCATGAAGGAACCTCGTGGTGCGGCAGGGTGTGCGGGCTGCCCGGCGGGCCTGCCCGGTCCGGCGTTCGCCGGCGGCGTGCCGCCGCGGTGCCACCCCGTGTCTGCGGGGTGCCAGTGCCCCCCGTCACCCCCCTGGGTGGCCCTCCCGCGGACGGCCGGCCGTCAGCATGTCAGACGCTTCGCGGGCGCTCAAACGGATTTCCGACCCGTCGTCAGCAGGTGCTTCGCGCGCGTCTGTGCAGGTGGCGGCCGGTGGAGCGGAGGCGGAGGGCGAGCCGGCGGGCCGGGGGATCGGGGCCGGCGCCGGTGGGGGGACGGGCCGCGACGGGCCTGCCGTCGGTCGTGGGGTGCGAGCCGGGCCCGTGCCGGTGGGCGGGTTCCTCGGCTTCCGGGCGTTCCGCGGGCGCGCCGGGGCGGGGTGGCGGTCGTACGGTGGACAGGGGATCGGAGACGCCTGGCGGCAGGCGTGAGACCCGCGGGAGGCCGCGATGCCCGGTTCTGTCACGATCGGCCACACCGATGCGCTGGTGATGCTCAGCCACGACGATGCCAAGCGGCTGTCGGCGATGCTCGGGGAGATGGCGCACATGTTGGAGGCGTCCGGCGCGAGCCGGCTCAGTGATGCCCAGGTCGCCGGGCTGTGCAAGGGCAAGGAGCAGTCCCGCGGCGAGCTCACCGAATGGTGCCGGCACCTGTCGCAGTACCTGGCCGAACACCTGTGAGTCGACGCCCTGCGCGCTGAGCTGCCTCAGCGCGGGGCGCCGGCCGCGAGTGCGTCGAGCAGGACGTCGATCTCGGTGCCGACGGAGGCCAGGGCGACGGTCGGATCGGCCACCCTGGCCAGCAGCATGCCCGCCTCACAGAGCGCGCCGAGCAGCAGGTGGGTGCGGATCTCCGGGTCGCGGCCGGGCGCCGCCTTGGCGAGGCCGTGCCGCAGCAGGGCCGTGGAGTGCTCGGCCTCGACGGCCCGGACCTCCTCCCAGCCGAGGACGGCGGGCCCGTCGAGCAGCAGGATGCGTCGGGCGGCCGGGTCGAGGCAGCCGCGCAGGAAGGCGTGGCAGCCGGCCCGGACGGCGGCCCAGGGTTCGAGGCCGGCCGCCGCCTCGGCGAGGTGCCGGGCGCGCTGCTCCTCGGCGTGCGCGAAGACGGCGCGCAGCAGCGCGGGCTTGCCGTCGAAGTGGTGGTAGACGGCGCCCTTGGTGAGGCCCGCGGTGCGGGCGATGTCGTCGATCGAGGTGGCCGCGTACCCCGCGGCGCCGAAGTGCTCGGTGGCGGCGGCGACGATCTGCCGGGTCGTCGCCCCGGACCGGTCCGCCTGGCTGCGCCGCATGTCGTCCGCCGTCTCCCCGCCTCGGTATTGACACACATACTAGCGGTACGTAAGTTCCATACTCCAAGTACGTACTCTGAGTATGGAAATGAGGGGTGGGCCGTGTCTAACGGGCATCGGGAGAACGGGCATCGGGAGTTCGTGGCACGCTGGGCGGCCTTCTGGGCCGCGCCGGACCAGGCGCGGCTCGGCGGGCTGGCCGCGTCGGACATCGTGCTGCGCTGGCCGGGGCGGCCCGAGCCGATCCGCGGCCTCGCCGCCTGGGCGGAGCAGGTCGCCGGGGCGCTGGCGCGCTTCCCCGACCTGCGGCTGGAGGTGGTCGCGGACGCCGCCTCCGGCGGGACGTCGTTCATCGCCTGGCGGGCCGCGGCCACGGTGGACGGCCGTCCGCTGCGGTGGGAGGGCGTCGACCGGATGGAACTGCGGGACGGCCTGGTGGCGGAGTCCACCGTCGTTTTCGACACGGCCGCCCTGCGGGCCGGCGCCGCCGGGTAGGTTCGCGGGTATGGAGCCGCTGTCCTGGGTCACCGTGCCGACGCCGCTGCCGACCGGGCCGATGCGCCTGGCGGTCACGCCGACCGGCGTGGCGGCCGCCTGGTACACGGGGGACCCGGCGGCCGGGCCCGGGGCCGGCGCCCCGGACTGCACCGAGCGCCGGGTGGTCGACGCGGTGACCGGGCGGCTGGGCGAGTACTTCGCCGGCCGGCGGCGCGCCCTGGAGCTGCCGATCGACTGGCGGTTCGCCACCGGGCCGCACCGCGTCGTGCTGGAGCGGCTGCTGACCGACGTCAGGTACGGGCGGACCGTCACCTACGGCGAACTGGCCGCCCGCAGCGGGGTCTTCGAGGACGTCGCCGAGCCGGGTCTGGCGGCCCGCACGGTCGGCCAGATGATGGGCGCCAACCCCCTCGCGCTCTTGGTGCCGTGCCACCGGGTGGTGGCCGCGGACGGCCTGGGCGGCTTCGGCGGCGGGCCGCAGGGCCTGGAGACCAAGCGCTGGCTGCTGACCCTGGAGGGCGTGCTGCCGCCGACGCTGGACTGGGACGGACCGGTCGGCTGACCGACCCGTCCCCGGCGGGCCCGGCCCGTCAGACGGCAGCCGCGGCGGCGGTGGCGCCGAGCTGCCAGTCGTGGGCGCGCCGCCGCGGCAGGAGCGGCTGGATCCCGGAGACCAGGGTGTACTCGGTGTCGAGCAGGTCGGCGGCGAAGGCGGTCGCGGGGGTCTCGCCGAGTGCGAGCTGCACCGCCGTCCACGGCAGGTTGAGCCCGCAGAGCCGGAGCTGGTGCAGCCCGCCGGAGGGGCGGGTGTTGACGTCCAGGACGACCGGGCGGCCGTGGTGGTGCCGGTACTGGACGTTGGAGAGGTAGGAGACCTCGAAGGTCTCCACCAGACGCCGGGTGGGCTCCAGGTAGCGCGGGTCGGTGGTGAAGGTCCGGCGGCGCCGGGTCTTGGCGCGGCCGACCGCGGCGAGCAGCCGGCCGTCCGGGGAGGTGAGGCAGTCGACCGAGACCTCGGGGCCCTCCAGCAGCGGCATCACCAGCAGGTCGGCCGGCTCCGGGCTCCGCTCCAGGGCCTGGAGCACCAGGTCGAGCTGGACGCTCGCGTCGGGGAAGCCGGACAGCCGGCGCAGGCTGAACGGTTCCCGGGTGAGCACCCGGAAGCCCTCGCCGCCGGCGCCGGAGGCGGGCTTGAGGCAGGCGGTCGAGCCGTCCTCCTCGATCTCCTCGACCGCGGCGAGCAGCTCGTCGGCGGTGCGGACGTGCCGCCACAGCGGCACCGGCAGGCCGGCCGCGGCCATCGCCGCGTAGCCGTCGACCTTGCTCTCGAAGACGGCGATCGCCGGGGCGGGCGGGCACACCAGCGCGGTGCCGACGGCCTCGAAGTCGCGGCGGCGCAGGGATATCGCGAGTTGACCCAGCCGGGGCAGGAAGACGTCTATGCTGTTCCGGGCGCAGAATTCCAGGGCGAATTCCACATAGGCCTCGGGGGAGAGGCCGTCGGGTTCGAGCGATCCGAAGTCGGCGGCGGCGAGTACCGGGGAGTCCGGGTCGACGTGCGTGGCATGGATCTCGACCGGGCGCGGGGCGGCGCGGAGCAGGTCGATGAAGAAAACGTTCTCGGCGTAGGTACGGTTCAGCCAGACGCGAACGGGGCCGCTCAACGGGGTCTCCCTGGAAAAGGGCGCAACGGTGGGAGGGCGCGGTCGGGCGGCCTGCCTGCCGGCTTCTTGCCGCGCTCTTGAGGTGGCACCTTAGCGCTCGGACCGGGCCGGGCTCACGGGGGGTGGGGTGTTGTGGTGGCGGTCGGTCAACATGCCCGGACGCCATGCTAGTTGGTGATCGATGACGGGCCTGTGACGGCGACTTCGGGCATGTTGCGATCAGATGAATTCAGCATCGGTCGGCGCGGGCGCGGCGGTGGTCGACCCGGCGATGATGGACGTGCTCATGGCGGGTGCCGGCCGCGGCGACGTTCGGCCGGAGAACGGCAATTTCGAGTACGCGCTCTATTCGTACTATTTGCAGGCCTGAATTGACCACTCGTACGAGTGATTGCGGGCAGGGCCGAACGGGCGTCAGCATATTTTGGCAAAGCGCCGCGTCCGGTGCGCTCATGCTTCGTGCGAAGGGTTCCTCGATGTCGACCGAAACCAGCATTGGTGTTCCTGCGCAGGGGGGCGAGCCGCAGGTGCGGCAGCAGTCCAGCCTGAGCACGGCCGGTGCGCGGAATCTGGCCAGCACCACCAAATCGGCCCCCCAGATGCAGGAGATCAGCTCGCGCTGGCTGCTGCGGATGCTCCCCTGGGTGCAGGTGTCCGGCGGCACGTACCGGGTGAACCGCCGGCTCACCTACGCGGTCGGCGGCGGCCGGGTCGCCTTCGCCCGCACCGGCTCGCGGGTCAGGGTCGTGCCGCCCTCGCTGCGCGAGCTGCCGCTGCTGCGGGAGGTCTCGGACGAGGCACTGCTCGTCGCCCTGGCCGGCGGATTCGAACAGCGCGAGTTCCGGGCCGGCGAGCAGCTGGTGGCCGCGGGAGACCCGGTCGGCGAGCTGCTGCTGGTCGCCCACGGCAAGGTCGAGCGGCACGGCACCGGCCGGTACGGCGAGTCCACCGTGCTGGGCTCGCACGCCGACGGCGACCACCTGGGGGACGAGGCGCTGCTGCGGGCGGACGCGGTGTGGCCGGTCGGCGTCCGCGCCACCACCGCCGGCACCCTGCTCGCCCTGCCCCGCGCCGCCTTCGAACGGGTCGCCGACTCCGCGCCCGAGCTGCGCGAGCGCGCCCGGGCCCTCGCCGCGGGCGGCCGGCGCCCGCAGAACAAGCACGGCGAGGCGGCCATCGAGCTCTCGGCGGGCCACGCCGGCGAGCACCAACTGCCCGCCACCTTCGTCGACTACGAACTCGCCCCGCGCGAGTACGAGCTGAGCGTCGCGCAGACGGTGCTGCGGGTGCACACCCGTGTCGCCGATCTCTACAACCAGCCGATGGACCAGACCGAGCACCAGCTGCGGCTCACCGTCGAGGCCCTGCGCGAGCGGCAGGAGCACGAGCTGGTCAACAACCCCGAGTTCGGGTTGCTCACCAACGCGGACCACACCCAGCGCATCCAGACGCACTCCGGCCCGCCCACGCCCGACGACATGGACGACCTGCTCAGCCGCCGCCGCGGCACCCGGTTCTACCTGGCCCACCCCAGGGCGATCGCCGCCTTCGGCCGCGAGTGCAACCGGCGCGGCGTGTACCCCGGTTCGGTGGAGGTCGAGGGCCGACGAGTGCCGGCCTGGCGGGGCGTGCCGATCCTCAGCTGCAACAAGATCCCGATCACCGACGGCGCGAGCTCGATCCTCGCCATGCGCATCGGCGAGGACAGCCAGGGCGCGATCGGCCTGCACCAGACCGGTATCCCCGACGAGTTCGAGCCGAGCCTCTCGGTCCGCTTCGCCGGCATCGACGAGAAGGCCGTCATCTCCTACCTGGTCACCGCCTACTACTCGGCGGCGATCCTCGTACCGGATGCGGTGGGCGTCCTGGAGAACGTCGTCGTGGACGGCCCGCGCGGCTGACCGGACGCACCCGACAGCGGACCCGCACAACAGGAGCGGACCAGTACGGCGCACCGGCACAGCCGGACGGACAGAGCCGGACGGACAGAGCCGGACAGACAGAGCAGCGCAGCAGGACACAGCAGCACGGCACGGGCGGACCGCACGGCCGCCCGTGCCGCCACACCGAGGGGGAGGACCACATGGGGATCTTCGCGCCGGAACGCGACCAGACCGACGGGAACGAGGCCGCCGACGTGCTCGCCCGTGCCCGCAGGACCGTCGACCCGGGCCTGCACGCCGCCGTCGACTCCCTGCCGGACTCGATGCGCCGCATCGCCGGCTACCACTTCGGCTGGTGGGAGGCGGACGGCACACCCAGCGCCGCGGACCCAGGCAAGGCGATCCGGCCGGCCCTGGTGCTCGCCGCCACCCAGGCGGCGGGCGGCCGCCCCGGCGCCGCCGTCCGGGCCGCCGTCGCGGTCGAGCTGGTGCACAACTTCACCCTGCTCCACGACGACGTCATCGACCGGGATCGCACCCGACGCCACCGGCCCACCGCCTGGCGGGTGTTCGGCACCACCGAGGCGATCCTGGCCGGCGACGCGATGCACTCGCTGGCCCTCCGGGTGCTCGCCGAGGACACCCACCCCGCCGCCCCGTCCGCCGTCCGCCGGCTCGCCGACTGCGTGGTCGAGCTCTGCGCCGGCCAGCAGGCGGACTGCGCCTTCGAGCAGCGCAGCGACGTCACGCTGGCCGAGTGCCTCGCCATGGCGGAGGGCAAGACGGGTGCGCTGCTCGGCTGCGCCTGCGCCCTGGGCGCGCTCTACGCCGGGGCGGGCGAGGGCGTCGCCGATGTGATGGACGCCTTCGGCCGGGAGATCGGCCTGGCCTTCCAGCTGATCGACGACCTGATCGGCATCTGGGGCGATCCGGCGGTCACCGGCAAGCCCGTCGGTGCCGACCTCGCCGCCCGGAAGAAGTCCCTGCCGGTGGTGTACGCGCTGAGCAGCGGCACCCCGGCCGCCGCCGAGCTGGCCGCCCTCTACGCGCTGGACCGCCCGCTCAGCGCCGCCGAGCTGCAGCGGGCCGCCGCCGCGGTGGAGCGGGCCGGCGGCCGCAGCTGGGCCCAGGG
This genomic window from Streptomyces sp. TLI_235 contains:
- a CDS encoding RNA polymerase sigma-70 factor (ECF subfamily) — its product is MRTRVRAGDPDAFAELFDSYARTVYNHAFRLTGDWSVAEDVMSATFLEAWRLHGAVEPEGGSLRPWLLGVATNLARNHCRSNRRYRAAAAAAAAAVPLVPDHADEIAGRLDDRLRIAVTLRQLGPLRRPEREVLLLCLWEGLEYAEAARVLGVPLGTVRSRLSRARTKLRRLADAELKNRWELAGRPRQTHGDRANAVRPAQEGIR
- a CDS encoding TetR family transcriptional regulator → MRRSQADRSGATTRQIVAAATEHFGAAGYAATSIDDIARTAGLTKGAVYHHFDGKPALLRAVFAHAEEQRARHLAEAAAGLEPWAAVRAGCHAFLRGCLDPAARRILLLDGPAVLGWEEVRAVEAEHSTALLRHGLAKAAPGRDPEIRTHLLLGALCEAGMLLARVADPTVALASVGTEIDVLLDALAAGAPR
- a CDS encoding ketosteroid isomerase-like protein; this encodes MSNGHRENGHREFVARWAAFWAAPDQARLGGLAASDIVLRWPGRPEPIRGLAAWAEQVAGALARFPDLRLEVVADAASGGTSFIAWRAAATVDGRPLRWEGVDRMELRDGLVAESTVVFDTAALRAGAAG
- a CDS encoding methylated-DNA-[protein]-cysteine S-methyltransferase, whose protein sequence is MEPLSWVTVPTPLPTGPMRLAVTPTGVAAAWYTGDPAAGPGAGAPDCTERRVVDAVTGRLGEYFAGRRRALELPIDWRFATGPHRVVLERLLTDVRYGRTVTYGELAARSGVFEDVAEPGLAARTVGQMMGANPLALLVPCHRVVAADGLGGFGGGPQGLETKRWLLTLEGVLPPTLDWDGPVG
- a CDS encoding ATP-grasp domain-containing protein, with the protein product MSGPVRVWLNRTYAENVFFIDLLRAAPRPVEIHATHVDPDSPVLAAADFGSLEPDGLSPEAYVEFALEFCARNSIDVFLPRLGQLAISLRRRDFEAVGTALVCPPAPAIAVFESKVDGYAAMAAAGLPVPLWRHVRTADELLAAVEEIEEDGSTACLKPASGAGGEGFRVLTREPFSLRRLSGFPDASVQLDLVLQALERSPEPADLLVMPLLEGPEVSVDCLTSPDGRLLAAVGRAKTRRRRTFTTDPRYLEPTRRLVETFEVSYLSNVQYRHHHGRPVVLDVNTRPSGGLHQLRLCGLNLPWTAVQLALGETPATAFAADLLDTEYTLVSGIQPLLPRRRAHDWQLGATAAAAAV
- a CDS encoding geranylgeranyl diphosphate synthase type I, with product MGIFAPERDQTDGNEAADVLARARRTVDPGLHAAVDSLPDSMRRIAGYHFGWWEADGTPSAADPGKAIRPALVLAATQAAGGRPGAAVRAAVAVELVHNFTLLHDDVIDRDRTRRHRPTAWRVFGTTEAILAGDAMHSLALRVLAEDTHPAAPSAVRRLADCVVELCAGQQADCAFEQRSDVTLAECLAMAEGKTGALLGCACALGALYAGAGEGVADVMDAFGREIGLAFQLIDDLIGIWGDPAVTGKPVGADLAARKKSLPVVYALSSGTPAAAELAALYALDRPLSAAELQRAAAAVERAGGRSWAQGESCERMASAIAHLAEVIPDPSEADDLLALAELVTRRSH